aataccaAGTTCTgccatgaaactctagatgacgCAGGCTGATGAGTCCTTAACACAAACTGATGATATTCTTAGCATTAAATGACTTGTCagaagctgattggttcatgttgcatacacagccaatgagcttgctgctttacatttaaatggctgattaGCATTCTCTTGAGCACTGCAGcgtgctttcagagttcctctgaaaccctccaccttccccagttccacctgtatagatctgctacaggttattttatatgctatttgtgcagcagcagtatgtcttaaatactcacagcaccttATTAGCATATgaattggcagtagcaagttcctgtacttgcttgcagcagcagcaataatctacaaatacagtaataaccaacaccagcagaagcGTAGCAGATCTgctccaccaagaccaaatacatcaACAATGTCCATGCTCCCGAGAATTGTCTGCGAAATAACCTACGTAGTtcagccaataattatttttggtCTGTGAGTTACATCTGTAATGTAGTTTATGAAGATTGCTAATGAATCTACAGCCCACCTGTGGATTTGAGGGTCTCAGCAATGTCCCACTGGGTTCCTCTAGCTCAGGTACTGAGCCATCACTGTCTGTTTCATTACCTGAACctactaaaagaaagaaagaaaaaaaaaaaaaattataaattgctttgttttgctttgctataaaagcaataaaagagGTACTTGAGAAAGATGCTGATGCCTCATGGCTAAAACAGATGATGAACATACTATTGTTTTTGAAGGGGAGATCCACATCCTCTGGGCCTTTTGATCTGTAGCTAATTGGGCACAAGTCTCGCTCTATACTCAGTCGCTCAGCTTGCTTTTGCTGAGTTTTTACCAAGGAGTCTGGTCGTGGACTGATGCAGGGGAGCATCTCTCTTTCATCTGACTGATTCAGTGTTCTTTGGACATGGGTACTGTCTGTTTGTCCAGTGGGTGTTGTGGACTGGGACTGTTCTGTTTGGTGTCCCTTGCAtactaaagaaaaacacaaaacatatatatagttaaatactAATGATTCCTAGGATGAAACAAACTAAACAactaaagaaacaaacaacagcTTACCTGGAGGGTTCTCATGTCTGCATGGTTTTGCTGTCATGACTGTTCTTTCACTTTCATGATCATATGTGTCTTGAATAGGAACCAAAGTTGGTGTTTGTTCCTCTGTTTCCCTTGCTGCTGATTCCATACTGCTTATTTCAGGAGTCCGAATGGGACTTTGATAGTCAGGTTGGCTGGGTTTGCTGTCAGGAGCTGGCTGAATATGTGAGAAGGCAGCAGAAGTTTGGGAGATCTCATGGATGGGCTGTGACTCCTGAATGGGGGTAGAGAGATCCTTCTCCTGGACAACAGTGGATGAACATGTTGGAGAGACCATTTCTTGTTCTGGCATGTCCACCCTGAGGAATGAACTGCCCCCTACGTGATTGTCATTGATGTCTCTTGTGCTTTCTGTCAAACTTCCTCTGCTCAAAGATCTGTCTGAAAGTTCTTTCTGCCCATCTGGCCTTGTAAGGTCTGTtgtctgagttacagcaactgGCTCTGTATGAACAGACTCTTTTGGCTCAATACAGCTAGGGTCAGGGGAGTCAAACATTGATTGTTCTGGTGTTTGGTTAAGTGCAGTGTTCTCTGTTATAGAGACATCATCTTTCTGCAGGGTTTCACCAAATTCCTCTCTcactgaaaatatatcaaaatgtggAGCTTGAATATCTGTAGTCTCCATTTCCTTTCCTTGGCACTGGATCTTTTCATTTCCCATTGAGGCTAAATCTGCAATGTTGGCTTTAAGGGCATCAGTTACCTTTGGTTTTGTGGCATGACCAGAATTAGCAATCTGTGCTGTTTTTGGTGTTGCCTCATCACTGTCAGCTTGGGAAAGACCTGATTTATGTGAATCGCCATCAGAATTTTTGTTCTGCTCCAGGAATGAAACATTCTCTGTAAAATCTTGTTCCTCTCTCTTTTGACATGTTTTCAATCCCTCTTTTCCCTTCTCATGTGAGTCAGATTTAgctgtttcctgatcctgagcGTCAGTTGTAGTCTCTTGTTCAAGAAATTGTCTGTCAGTGGTTTTAGCTTCATCTGTTACTGTTTCATGTTTGATGTGTGCTCTTAACTGAATTACTTTCTCCCCCACAACCTCATTTGAAGCCACATCATGGGAGTTTGATGTCTCTTTATGAGAGACGGAAATCTGTTGGGGAATTGTTGATTCTGAGGGGTCAACAATCTTTATATCAGTTGGTTTCTTTCTGAATGTGAAGGTACCAAACGATCCTCCTTGCAAGTTGAATGTGAGATTGTTTTCCAAGACAGAGTCAGTGTTTGTTAGggtaattttttgagaatttgaATGACCCTGATTTGAAACTGGACCAAGATTATCTGATTGGTAAGAAATGACTGTTTTTGAAGAAGATCCACAAAGATCAGCGTGTTCTGGGGAAATGGTTGCTGTTAATGTGACATTATTAGGTCCTTGACAAGATTCCACATCCTGAGGCCGTTCAGATGTTATTTCATCACTTTCCTTCCTTAATGGGTCTGAAGATAAATCCTCTGGAATGTTGAAGTCTGTATTTGGAGTTTGATCTTTCACATCTtttgcatcatctgaaagcatATTCAATGTAATTTCTGATGAAGCACTCAGGATTAAGGGTGTGGAAGTTTTTTCTGGATCATTCCACAATGGCATCAGACCCTTATCTGAACTGCAATCTATGAGTTGATTGCTCTCTGGATTTTGAAGGTTATTTGCATCATCCTCACCCCCTCCTGCCTCTGAAAGATCTTGAATCGATCTCCAGCTGGCAATGTTTGACTCAACCTCACCAACATCAATGTCTGTCATTTTCTCTTGGAGGTCACAATATCGGTTGTTGTCCTCATCATCACCCATGATGTCTTCTCCAGCGGCAATGTTATGAGAGACAGGCAAACCTTTACTCTGCACTGATCTAGCTATCTCACACATGAGCAGATTTTCAGCCTCAAAGTCACAGCATTCACCTAAAGACAAGGGGTCCCTTGGTGTCCAACTCTCAGAGTAAAGTTCCTCTTCTGTCATATAGCTCTCAGAGTTCTCTTTCTTTGGCGAAATGACAAGTCTGCTGTATGTGGAGCAGGACATAGTTTGAGAGGTTTGGTTTACATCATTGCCAGGTTGATTCTCTGTCAGATTATCTTGATTCATGGAACGTTCAAATGGTAAAACATCAGTTGGTGTTAAATTATCTGAGATGTCACACAGTTCAGGATAGGCACAAACTGGAATGTTTGTGGGGCTGCATTCATCCAGGTATGTTAGTTGGGGGACTCCCTTATTTAGGTCATTGGTTGCGGTTTCTGCTAACTCCATACTATTTCCATTTTTCTGATCCAGTTCCTGGCTATCATCTACGTTAGTCTTGTAGCACATGTCAGCAGCTGTAGCACCTGCCACACAGGAATCAACTGTACTACAAATTTGTTCTACTTTGCCTTGATCAACAGGTAATGTTGGATCATCTGTGGCGATCTGCTGTCCTTTCTCTGATGTTACCGTGACTGTTGATGGATCTGTACTCTGTTTTCCTTCCATATCCATTGTTTCGGTCTGTGCAGTCAATTCTTTTGAAAGCTCACCCTTCAGCAACTTTGTTTCTGAAATTTGTTGTGTGATTACGCTTTCACCTTGAACACTGCAGTCTGCCAGATTCTCTTGAAGTTCTACACGTGGAAGTTCAGATGATCCGGAGGATATCTCCATTTCACTCTCACTACCAGAAGATTCGGGTTTTGCATGGCTTACTGACTGCACAGGTTCATCTGGCCCAGGGAACTGTTGGGAGAGTTCTGCATGCTTCTCTGTGGAGTACAGATGGTCGTCTTCAACCTGCACAGGTTCATCTGGCCCAGGGAACTGTTGGGAGAGTTCTGCATGCTTCTCTGTGGAGTACAGATGGTCGTCTTCAACCTGCACAGGTTCATCTGGCCCAGGGAACTGTTGGGAGAGTTCTGCATGCTTCTCTGTGGAGTACAGATGGTCGTCTTCAACCTGCACAGGTTCATCTGGCCCAGGGAACTGTTGAGCGAGTTCTGCATGCTTCTCTGTGGAGTACATATGGTCGTCTTCATCCCCGTTATAAGACGTGGAATCAATTGAGCCCTCAGTGTCATCCTGAAAAGCAAAGGACTCATCTACACCTTCGTTTATTGAATTCTCTGAAAGGGAATTTAGAAAGGATGCAGAGGTGTCATCTTCATTTGGGTCTTCCACTTCCTTTTCAACCTTCCAAGCTGCCTTTTGTTGCTGTGCCTCATCATTAACCACATCTTCAACATCAcactcatcttcatcatcatacTCATCTACATCGGCTTCCTCTTCTCCAGCAGCATATGCATCCACATCATTCCCCTGCTCATCATCAGTGGGGAACAGGGTTATATCCATGGAATCTGCCTGGATTATCAGGCTTCCATGGAAAGGCAACATAGAAGCAGGAAACATTGCATCACTCCCAAGCCCATCCTCTCTAGAATAGCCATGGAACAGAGGAGCAGAGGCACTGAGATATAAACTATTACTGCTATTACTTTCTATGTCTACAGTCTCTGGAGAGTGGGTGACAGGGGTTTCGCTCCCTGTATCCAGTGCAGCAGATGCATTATCGTCTGGTGTTATAGGGTGATCCAGGCTCACAGATGGCTCTGAGAAACAGGCATTGAAATCTATTTCAAGACTTTGATGTGAATCATTAAAAGTTTGAGTTGCATCAGGGGCTTTCTGGAAATCTCTAGGCCTCAGAGAGCCCTCAGACACCCCTGTGTCCTCCTGGCAGTCTGTTTTACTCTTGTTGCTGCTGTTCTCTTGTGTGGAAACATGTTCTGTAACCCAATGAGGACTACAGGTGTCCCTTGTTAGTATATCCACTTCACAGGCAACATCTTGCAGCAACTCCGGCATATCAGGTTTACCCAGACAAGCATCCCTTTCGTTACCAGTTCGATCATCTCCAAGCTCATCACCAATCTCTGAGAGGGACTCCACATAGCAAGCAGGAGCTTCTTGCAACTCTGCCTCAGCTGTTAAGTTTGGAGAGCATGAGTGGGAGGTGCTGGAGGTGTATGAAGTCCAGCTGCCTCCCTCAGCAGTCATGTAGGAACCAGAGGGAGAGGTAGGAGGGGAGCACAGATCAGACTCATCAgttggagatcctggactttgGCTTGGGCTCCCTGGGCGCCACTGTTGCTTGAGATGTGAGCAGTAAGCCATCTTAATGGGGGTGGAAGGGGCTGTATAGTAGCGATCAGGATCAAGTCCTGGAAGGACACCAATGCGTTGTGGGTCAACAACATAGGGAGGCTCGGAAAATGACAAGGAAGGCACTTCACCCTGAGATAAAGACAGTGGCTCTCCCTCATTATCTGGGAAAAGAGTACTGCTGTCTGTCAATTCGGCATCTCTCACTTTGGACTCTAGGACTTGACATTCAGGTATCTGACCTATGCTTTTCTCCTGTTCTGGAACTGAAGTCAAACTCTTAGTCTGATCTGCAGTAGAACTCACCTGACCAGTATCTAGCTTTGCATTTTCATCTAGCCCAATGTGACATTTCATGGAAGGTTCTGAGGGCTGGTGTCCTGAACTAGGTGTTTCTTGACCTATCTGCTTTCCTAGCAGCACTCCACTTTGTGTGTCCATGTTTCTCAGCAGAGCCTCTTGCCCCATTACCACCCTTGAGTCCATGGTCTCTGGCTCTTGAAAGTCACTTTCTATTTCTGATCCAGTTAGGACTTTGATCCGTTCCATTTTCATAGGACCTCGTCTGCAGGCTCCTCTACCAAACCGCCCTGTTGGTCGGCCGAAATTTCCAGAATACCCTTCTAATTCAAAACTTGCACCCTCAGGCTGTGGGCGAGGAGATGTGGTTGGTTTGGCCATTACCAGGCGGGGTCCAAAAGGAGTACATAGTGGGGAGAGTTTTGGAGGGCTGCTGGGAGAAGGACTGGAGGCACTGTCTGTTGGAGTTGAGGCTGAAGAGCTGGATGTTTGACCAGACAGATCTAAaagattaaagtaaaaaaataattattacattttgttatataaatgaaaatctgCACAGATTTATTATTGAGGTGACATTTCTGCATGAAAATTTCTTTAGCAAAGAAAATCTTTATAGTGTTTGACAGTACTCAAACATCCTGacaatatagtatattataaaaatcatttatgaAAAAGGATTATAAAAAGCCTAATAAAATGACTTCAAATTGAATCAGCCAGCTGATCTCTTTTTATCCTTCTATGTTGCCCCAAACATGAATAGTACTGCCAATGAAATGTCACTGTATGAAATATTCAATACAGTACTGCAAAAGGTCATCTGAACTGCAgttatataaagtgttttaaactgAATTGTATGCAATAAATCCAGTAGaacaatttaatttcaatttgtcAAGATATGACAACTAGCAGCACTATCCAAAAGTAGTATAATTTTATCCCATCCTATATTATATGCCAGAACATATTTCTGCAAGTTGTGATACCATAGCCATTTGGTACCAGTGTTTCTATATAAACTTGTCCACAAGCCCTGATCATACTTAAAAGATATCACGACTGAACTACTGTACTTGTATTCAGGAGGAGTGAGGGTTTTTGGTGGGGGTGTGATGAGGCCTAAAGGGTCAACACTGTGGGGAGCATTTTAATGTCCAGAGAGTAATTGGACGTCTTTGTCAAACAAGGATCTTTTTCCACAGCAAACTCAGAGTCAGAGTAACAGATGGACTTTAAAGAAAGCAAAATAAGCAGCAGTGTCAGCACAAATCTCTTTTTCCTCTCTGGACTTCTAATACcaatgcatgcacacacaatgTATCTAtgtgaaaagttaaaaaaacaaaatagttagACAAGTGAATGTGTGAGTACATGTGCTCAGACAactaaattatcttctttttcttttaaatacctAACACTTTATCATTGAAGAGCACCTGGCACCTGTTATAGCTGCAATATTCAACAGAGATACAGCCAGTGACAGTCATGTAGCTCATTACATTATACAGAAACATGACATTCACATGACATTCAGTGCATTTAGATGTGTTAAatttttctaacatgattagcacaGAGTAGTTCCCATCAGCTCTTCACCCACTGCACTGATTATCTGACAGGTCTGTGGCAAAATGGAGTTGTTATTAGATTATTTCCTCCTCACTTCAATCTCCTAAATTCTCTCAGCATCACAATAACCTTTGAATAGGCTTGATGTGGATTATCATCACAATCTCTTCTGGTTGACTCTAATTCACACCGCTGCATTGCCATTGACATGTTGTTGGCTTCTTTGCTTAACAACATGTTCCACATATACAGTAACACTGCATAcaaaatggttttgaaaaatgtgttttttgaaaatacacCACTGAAGTGTTGCTGGAAGCCCTGACAGAAAGATTAGCTAATTTGTAGctaattttataaaatgaatacaaaatttgtcttttttatttaatgaaaaattagtcttgttaaatgaactattatttataagctttttttccccttcttgggcctgaaatggaggaattttggtcaatactgataattaaacattattttgctaaatgtgcttttgtgctgGAACCTTGGCTAGTTTAGGGCCGTCAAggataaataatgacaataaaactaGGGCAGCAAGcccttgttttgataaatgatttattgaatcgttCAAATCAAACGACtcgttcaaaacggctgattcaattagaaacgtAACAAGCCTGCGTCCCAATGTATATAATATCCAttctaaattctatgtgatattagtaattttcaatactatttagggcagacaggcttgatagtatgcacattgggacgcagggaaaGTGTCCATCTGAATGGTGCCATTGAATCTCTGGCTCtcttgattcgttcaaaaactgattcattcaaggaacgaaacaccgtgccgtatgcactgttgtataaaattaatagcacatttgtgctcgCGCATGTAGGTCTACtaatattcagaaaagtacatttcttgtgtaatgaatataaaaacaaaaactcatacattggtatttttttctttaattgcttgaattataaggttaTGTACCTgtattctaataggcttcatcactcagtgaatgcttttggactctgaagacgtgtttttgtttggtttttgcaaggtCGATGACTTGATAATGTCAGCTCTCCTATCTTCTCTCAATCCCTCACAgttacacatacagcacaataacattatgtctggacattgtttttaaattctaatgaaggaaaaatcataccttttctgttgtcttctttctaaagaaattcaaaagttgcgcttgaaccattttgcgtgaaaaatgaaaacttgcttccacttgtgcgcagcttgttacagaaccgtgttctgattggccaatcgccgTTATGCGTGAATTATCTTAAGTAGATAATTTTAACATTCCATTTGCATGATATGTTTTACATAATACTCATTATTAATCCAAAGGGGAtggtaaggggggggggggtggttttactgaggagatgctttttgtcatttttttcaaccaGGGGATTCCATCCCCCCGCATCACCCTCCTCAATTCGAGCCCTGTGTGTATCACTCTtcaatcctctctctctctctctaaatttcCTTCTCTTTATCATAATCTTATTCCCTCCCACTTCTCTCTCCTTCTGTGTCCTAAAAACGTCATCAGAGGGCAGATCCATCTTATTGTGCCATAATAGTGTGTATCATTGTGTGTGCACATGACCCAAACCATTCGAGCTaaattgtgagtgtgtgtgcatacttgactgtatgtttgtgtttatgtgtgtctgtgagacTATAGGCTAATTGTTCTGCTTTGTCAAGATTCAAAAAGACAACGTCACACCTTCTGTTTTCTGCACAAGGCAGCACTGTTTTGGAGCAGTATGCAAAGCGATCACTGTGTGAGTGGGAGTGTTCACATATAAGAGGGGCCATTGTTGCctcaaaaacataatttgcaGAGCAAAATCACTACAGGGAAAGGCAGAAGTGTGTAGACCTGCTCGAGGCACCTcctcaaataaaacaacagatgGAGTAATGTTTGTGTATCCGTGTCTGACCTCTTTCTTGATTGCCCTTCAATCTCAGACCGCTATTGTTTGTATGGTAGGATGAGCAGGTGGTACTAGAGTTCACCTCTTTGGATCCAAAATCTAAATACTACGATTTATCGTTAAACATGACCTGGAACAATGGAAGTGAGTAGACATCATCAGCATTCCAAATGGAGTTTCAAATGCCATACACTTTCATACTTGCGTAATACAGCAAGTCCTGAATATTATCTGATGCAAGAAGGGCATTCACAAAATCTTCCCTTTTCCATTGCTTTCAATAGACGTTAAACATCGAATTTTGTTCATTGACATAATTATTGCGGTGAAGATAGATATGCATTGTTTaagtttaaaacaaatgctaATGAGACTGAAGCAGTGGCTGACCGAACAATGTTTTGTTCTTAGAGACAAGTGAATCTAAACTATGAAACACTGTAGGGTCCCTAATGGTAGGTCTCTTGTGTCAGCTGCAATATTATACTTGTCAACAAATAAAGCTTTGATACTAGTTTCATAGCTTTTATTCTGAGAAATCACAGTGGGTTATGTATGGAACTGGCCTTGTTTAACCCCAGGTGTCTGATCATCCAATGTCTGACCTATCTGATCCCttggtctgtctgtgtgtgtgtgtgtgtgtgtgtgtgtgtgtgtgtgtgtgatgtaattGAGAGGGACTGAATAGAAGCAGGCCAGGCAAACACGACATCCACCCAGCTTATCTAGCTCTCATACTGTGCCAACATATTATTCAATTAAAGAACATCTCTTTCTTTAACAGTGCCTTTAAATACTCAATAGCATTTCAATaacaatgaaatttaaataaagacatGTCATGGAATGAAATGGAAAGGCCTTGTTTTTGTAACAAAAGGGTGTGGATTGTATTAGAGCTGATGCATCTTATTTTCTGGACACAAAAGTAATATCAAGTATATTTTAATGTCGACAATAGAAATTATACACAAAAAAGCATCGTCGCCTGGTTGGCATGCCAAAAATGCCATCATATTCCACACTGTTATTCAATACCCCACCCTTAATACTGAACACAATCATTATTATGCCATTGTGTTTTGTGACGATCACACATCACGAACACACATCGGATTTAGAGGCAGAGTTCGTTGAGACGACTACAATTTTTACGAGCGCTCAGTCCCGAGTCTCCTTTCTTCTTATTAGTTCAGTTATCTAAAGATAGTGCCGACAAACTGTCACACATGAGGGTTCTCTTTTTGTAGGGCAATCTTTCCGCtcgttcaaacacacacacacacacacacacgcctgtaTGCTTACTGGAAaattccatgcctttttgcagaTTGTGCTTTCTTCGCTaattattcaatgttaaaagtgatAAGCCTGTACAAGCACACCAGGAGTCCCAAACATCCCAGCAGTTTGATAAGGATTCACTGCATCAAGACAATTAACTCCATTACAAACCATGTGCCCAGAATTTAACCACCTACCATTAGCACAAGATGGagtaacaaaaaatgtttgtgtttaaagCTACTAATCAAGCTCATTTAAATGTAGTTTACATAGATACTCTTTCATTTGtgacaattttattatattttgtccataacatatgcgtGTCATTCCCTCAACAAATAGACAAACAGCATCTATATCTTATCCTAAAGTAACATCTTAAATCAGATCAGAGTCATTTCATGCAGGCATGTTATGGACACCTATGCACTTGTCCTAAACAGCCTTGATTCCAACTGATGCTGTAACTTGGGGTTCTGAGAGTGATGCTGTGTCATGCTCTTGTAATTGCAGGCAGGAAGgaggagtgtgtgtatgtgtgtgtgtgtgtgtgtactacaaCCACTTAGCACTCACAGTGCTCTTTTAGGACTCTGCTGGATGATGTTTCTGGGTGCGGCTGTACATGTTCCTGATTTCTGTCTCAATGTCCTagcaaataattatattaattagacGCATGCTTTCAGCCGAGCATCCTTTGTGTACTTCCACGTTTGTCCTTCTCTGTCCCTAATATAGCATGCTGTGAGGTGTGTGTTTGCTTACCTGGTCCTGGCAGCTCTGATTGTGGGTCTCCAGAGTCCAAAAGGCCCTGTGTGGGGCCGCTCCGATGTGCAGTCTCACCAGGCATATCTGTGTGGCAGAGCCTCTGACGCACTGCCTAAAAACCAGGAGCCAGTAAACTGAGGACAGAGAAAACGAGTATAGGATGTTGCCTCCTCAGCGCAAAGATACAGATCCGTGTTCACTGTTTGTGCATTAATGTCAGCGTGCatgtgagaaaaagagagagaggggctgCAGAGCCACACCGGTAACAGCATGGGAAATCTGAGCGTGAGCTGCAGTATTCTCTCTGATTACGAGAGAGCCCGCCCCAATCGGACTCTCTGTCGCTCACATTACCCCTCCCTTCCTCACTGCTGTGCTGCTTCCTAACCTcgctctccccctccctctctctctctctctcgctcgctctgtctccttctctccttctctccctccTGCTCTCGTTTCAGCAAGTGGGTCTTGGACAATGATGTCAGCAGATTTTTCTATCTCTTGGAGGCTGGGGgatagtgatacaaaacacagcAGTCAAAAAAAATAGAGGTGCTgtgcactgaattttttttttttataaaatctaatctaatagccatgctgaaaaataatgtttaaaccagcctaagcttgTTGGTTTTAACGGGTTTAAGATGGTCTCCCAACCTGGCTTAGGGTctaaaacccctctaaaaccatcaTCAAAACAGATTGGGAGACCTGTAAAAGTTGGAGTTTTGGAACAATTCAGGTCCTCCCTTGAAACTGGGTCTACATTAGATATCAGTTAATACCTACTGCATCgaaatgatttaaatatgtatataatatcttattatattgtgcataataaaacaaatttgatGTCATTTCTTTCACTTGATGAACtgtttataagtaataatattaaaacttccataataaccaaaataaattatacatttaatattcatgaatacATGTAGGGTAAGTGCAAAGGTATCAGGCTAATCTGGTATCTGTATGCTATGCTAGTACATTATAACATAG
The Cyprinus carpio isolate SPL01 chromosome A16, ASM1834038v1, whole genome shotgun sequence genome window above contains:
- the LOC109081079 gene encoding uncharacterized protein LOC109081079 isoform X1, producing the protein MPGETAHRSGPTQGLLDSGDPQSELPGPDLSGQTSSSSASTPTDSASSPSPSSPPKLSPLCTPFGPRLVMAKPTTSPRPQPEGASFELEGYSGNFGRPTGRFGRGACRRGPMKMERIKVLTGSEIESDFQEPETMDSRVVMGQEALLRNMDTQSGVLLGKQIGQETPSSGHQPSEPSMKCHIGLDENAKLDTGQVSSTADQTKSLTSVPEQEKSIGQIPECQVLESKVRDAELTDSSTLFPDNEGEPLSLSQGEVPSLSFSEPPYVVDPQRIGVLPGLDPDRYYTAPSTPIKMAYCSHLKQQWRPGSPSQSPGSPTDESDLCSPPTSPSGSYMTAEGGSWTSYTSSTSHSCSPNLTAEAELQEAPACYVESLSEIGDELGDDRTGNERDACLGKPDMPELLQDVACEVDILTRDTCSPHWVTEHVSTQENSSNKSKTDCQEDTGVSEGSLRPRDFQKAPDATQTFNDSHQSLEIDFNACFSEPSVSLDHPITPDDNASAALDTGSETPVTHSPETVDIESNSSNSLYLSASAPLFHGYSREDGLGSDAMFPASMLPFHGSLIIQADSMDITLFPTDDEQGNDVDAYAAGEEEADVDEYDDEDECDVEDVVNDEAQQQKAAWKVEKEVEDPNEDDTSASFLNSLSENSINEGVDESFAFQDDTEGSIDSTSYNGDEDDHMYSTEKHAELAQQFPGPDEPVQVEDDHLYSTEKHAELSQQFPGPDEPVQVEDDHLYSTEKHAELSQQFPGPDEPVQVEDDHLYSTEKHAELSQQFPGPDEPVQSVSHAKPESSGSESEMEISSGSSELPRVELQENLADCSVQGESVITQQISETKLLKGELSKELTAQTETMDMEGKQSTDPSTVTVTSEKGQQIATDDPTLPVDQGKVEQICSTVDSCVAGATAADMCYKTNVDDSQELDQKNGNSMELAETATNDLNKGVPQLTYLDECSPTNIPVCAYPELCDISDNLTPTDVLPFERSMNQDNLTENQPGNDVNQTSQTMSCSTYSRLVISPKKENSESYMTEEELYSESWTPRDPLSLGECCDFEAENLLMCEIARSVQSKGLPVSHNIAAGEDIMGDDEDNNRYCDLQEKMTDIDVGEVESNIASWRSIQDLSEAGGGEDDANNLQNPESNQLIDCSSDKGLMPLWNDPEKTSTPLILSASSEITLNMLSDDAKDVKDQTPNTDFNIPEDLSSDPLRKESDEITSERPQDVESCQGPNNVTLTATISPEHADLCGSSSKTVISYQSDNLGPVSNQGHSNSQKITLTNTDSVLENNLTFNLQGGSFGTFTFRKKPTDIKIVDPSESTIPQQISVSHKETSNSHDVASNEVVGEKVIQLRAHIKHETVTDEAKTTDRQFLEQETTTDAQDQETAKSDSHEKGKEGLKTCQKREEQDFTENVSFLEQNKNSDGDSHKSGLSQADSDEATPKTAQIANSGHATKPKVTDALKANIADLASMGNEKIQCQGKEMETTDIQAPHFDIFSVREEFGETLQKDDVSITENTALNQTPEQSMFDSPDPSCIEPKESVHTEPVAVTQTTDLTRPDGQKELSDRSLSRGSLTESTRDINDNHVGGSSFLRVDMPEQEMVSPTCSSTVVQEKDLSTPIQESQPIHEISQTSAAFSHIQPAPDSKPSQPDYQSPIRTPEISSMESAARETEEQTPTLVPIQDTYDHESERTVMTAKPCRHENPPVCKGHQTEQSQSTTPTGQTDSTHVQRTLNQSDEREMLPCISPRPDSLVKTQQKQAERLSIERDLCPISYRSKGPEDVDLPFKNNIGSGNETDSDGSVPELEEPSGTLLRPSNPQLAHSPADESVSRAKQSRSEKKARKAMSKLGLKQIHGVTRITIRKSKNILFVITRPDVFKSPASDIYIVFGEAKIEDLSQQVHKAAAEKFKVPLDPSPLPSDITPTLTIKEESEEEEELDEGGLEQRDIELVMAQANVSRAKAVRALRHNKNDIVNAIMELTM